The Haloplanus natans DSM 17983 genome has a segment encoding these proteins:
- a CDS encoding sugar phosphate nucleotidyltransferase: MKAVILAAGEGKRFRPLTDIRPKPMLPVAGKPLLDHVVDRLAAAGIEEVVLVVGYQRERIQTHFSEREQDGHGPNITYAVQENPLGTGDALLTAEPYLGSDFLVVNGDRIVEQALIERLIRRREKTGDQCMVITSVDDPTRYGMVELDGEYVSSIVEKPATHEVTSNLVNAGIYAFGPDIFAAIRQTERRGELKLTQTLADYLRKLPVRALRYDGLWLELEHPWDLLDANDGILSTTGSQVISTAQVHPDATITSPVAIGADTHIASGGRVLRGTTLGANVRLGANTVITNSVVFSDVTIGPGCVLTDCIIGEGATIGAHTTIGGGGADVVLNESVYSAVEFGGLIGHNATIGADVTLDPGAIVGNHTTVELGCTVSGRVENDTHVRRG, encoded by the coding sequence GTGAAGGCCGTCATTCTGGCCGCTGGCGAGGGGAAGCGATTTCGCCCGCTGACTGATATCCGGCCAAAGCCGATGCTACCCGTTGCCGGAAAGCCGCTTCTCGACCACGTCGTCGATCGTCTGGCAGCGGCCGGCATCGAGGAGGTCGTTCTGGTCGTTGGCTACCAGCGCGAACGGATTCAGACGCATTTCAGCGAGCGGGAACAAGATGGCCACGGCCCCAACATCACGTACGCCGTGCAAGAGAACCCGCTCGGGACGGGTGATGCGCTACTGACGGCCGAGCCCTATCTCGGCAGTGACTTTCTCGTCGTGAACGGCGATCGGATCGTCGAGCAAGCGCTGATCGAACGCCTCATTCGGCGACGCGAGAAGACGGGTGATCAGTGCATGGTCATCACGTCCGTCGATGACCCGACGCGCTACGGGATGGTCGAACTGGACGGGGAGTACGTCAGTAGCATAGTCGAGAAGCCGGCCACACACGAGGTCACCTCGAATCTCGTGAACGCGGGCATCTATGCATTTGGGCCGGACATCTTCGCTGCGATTCGCCAGACCGAGCGCCGGGGTGAACTGAAGCTCACACAGACGCTCGCGGACTACTTGAGGAAGCTTCCGGTTCGGGCACTCCGATACGATGGGCTCTGGCTTGAACTCGAACACCCCTGGGATCTGCTCGATGCCAACGACGGGATCTTGAGCACCACCGGGTCACAGGTTATCTCTACGGCACAGGTGCATCCGGATGCGACCATCACCAGCCCCGTTGCCATCGGTGCCGATACACATATCGCGTCGGGTGGCCGTGTGTTGCGCGGGACGACGCTGGGTGCGAACGTTCGACTGGGTGCGAACACCGTAATTACCAATTCGGTCGTCTTCTCCGACGTGACGATCGGACCTGGCTGCGTGCTGACTGACTGCATCATCGGCGAGGGTGCCACCATCGGGGCACACACGACGATTGGGGGCGGTGGCGCCGATGTCGTCCTCAATGAGTCGGTCTATTCTGCTGTCGAGTTCGGGGGGTTGATCGGGCACAATGCTACTATCGGCGCTGACGTAACGCTCGACCCCGGGGCGATCGTCGGAAATCACACCACGGTTGAGCTTGGGTGTACGGTCTCCGGCCGCGTCGAAAACGACACACACGTTCGGCGCGGATGA
- a CDS encoding GTPase, with protein sequence MGLLDDLTSTLLSTHEATQIGVYGPPNAGKTTFVNQVLADCGEAASGTTSHRPHETRTADRTTSVDIAGKTGTTTIDIVDMPGVSTTVDEATFRAHGLDEETARQRAREATSGISDALRWLREDITGVIYVLDATRDPLRQVNTMLIGMVDNEALPVLILANKTDLPEADVERVREAYPTYDVVPVSALEGTNLDTAYARIVDTFG encoded by the coding sequence ATGGGATTACTCGATGATCTCACGTCGACGCTGCTGTCGACTCACGAGGCCACGCAGATCGGTGTGTACGGCCCGCCGAACGCGGGGAAGACGACGTTCGTAAATCAGGTACTCGCCGACTGCGGGGAAGCCGCGTCAGGCACGACGAGCCATCGTCCCCACGAGACGCGAACGGCCGATCGGACGACATCGGTCGACATTGCGGGTAAGACAGGGACCACAACCATCGACATCGTGGATATGCCGGGCGTCTCCACGACCGTCGACGAGGCGACGTTCCGCGCCCACGGACTGGACGAGGAGACGGCTCGACAGCGCGCGCGAGAAGCGACCAGCGGCATCTCGGACGCCCTCCGCTGGCTTCGAGAGGACATTACCGGCGTCATCTACGTCCTCGATGCGACGCGTGACCCGCTCAGGCAGGTGAACACGATGCTCATCGGAATGGTCGACAACGAAGCGCTTCCCGTCTTGATCCTGGCGAACAAGACCGACCTCCCCGAGGCCGACGTCGAGCGCGTCCGCGAGGCGTATCCCACGTACGATGTCGTGCCCGTCTCTGCACTAGAAGGAACGAACCTCGACACGGCCTACGCACGTATCGTCGACACATTCGGGTGA
- a CDS encoding PKD domain-containing protein, with amino-acid sequence MQPVAESPPPLPTASSPPTDPDRDGLFEDLNANGRIDYEDSTLLFANFDRPVVTDNAAQYDFNRNGLLDFDDVVDLYQLSESSAPAVTIAPENDSVNVGGTLQLVAVVTGDADTPDDRSYEWRQIRGPANASLNRSSSASLSVSLPEAGTYVFEVVVSDGDARDRATVSVEASNAPPTVSAYTTSPSSPTPGEPVTFEAELAAFDGTIRAYQWDVDGDGTTDVTTSVPTTRHTYRTPGRYATTVTVVTGTGAQVNATRTLDVEADAATTTETVLDTGFESTPVNGSPANWTATGNGTQRVVDAPAASGDRAFEVSGSAGGCQEAVAERSIRESEAGTDTGAKTDARTTELSFSIRPTTNGQVGCHAYNAAIELRTATDDGTAGDGLRLLTFRPSGMVTGSGMDLGAYRVGAWNNVTVEYTHSDGMVTITYEINGESRGTTTRAARHDESAPSAVTVRSGEFTTQLDDVVVERIAEGSALPIDANATAAATGHGHFTTFDGVSYDFQAAGEFVLAKDPTGSRAVQARLRPVPGAPVSVVSAVATRLDGRVVTIDARDDEVLTVNGTARSLAAGESVRIGSGRITRDSNGRTYTIAYTASERADTTAPERLTVDVWATRVDAALTLDGSRRADVDGLLGSPNGNARDDIAYPNGTALQRPVPFETLYGLYRTVYRVTGPTSLFDYDGGDSPQTFYDPEYPSERATVADLDLETRAEARQQARSAGLTPGTPAFTDAVLDVALSGEGTYLDSAKRAAAVDPTPSDATPMAALRFGDRRVANGTTTVVVESTTYTGGAYAVVIYTDASPDDSTADIGARIGRSVTLGPGRQTNVTVTLDQQRSSADEVAALRTNRTLVARLHRVDDGTVGEPLRSDGTTTSSAPIVTDSADVTVTSETDIGGQPTITETSETTIIERQVTPTKPLNVSLEGMNGTTHPDTETELTQLRLSATRNVTVEAEVTVSPTSGSAPTLEGASAYLWINESVPEDAINHVIFEFTIVADTVSTPESIVLYRYHDGAWTALETTYLGPTGGSERFEARSPGLSVFAVGKSTSGNESSTSHDGDSPEETTDGDSGSSSDNPPETDDETAPDDSVEDDDGVGSDTGEEPTATATDAPATPPTPASETVSPVPDDRESDATKSTAESDDTTPQPTAASQSSPTAVAPSQSEPAGVAPLLLGVLVLAVITAGGALLYRRR; translated from the coding sequence GTGCAACCAGTAGCCGAGTCACCACCGCCGCTCCCGACAGCTAGCTCGCCCCCGACTGATCCCGACCGTGATGGGCTGTTCGAAGACCTCAACGCCAACGGACGGATCGATTACGAGGATTCGACGCTGCTGTTTGCTAATTTCGATCGGCCGGTAGTCACGGACAACGCCGCACAGTACGACTTCAATCGGAACGGTTTGCTGGATTTCGATGACGTGGTGGATCTGTATCAGCTGAGCGAGTCATCGGCGCCGGCCGTGACCATCGCTCCGGAAAACGATTCGGTCAACGTAGGCGGGACGCTCCAGCTCGTTGCGGTCGTCACCGGCGACGCCGACACCCCCGACGACCGCTCCTACGAGTGGCGGCAGATACGCGGTCCAGCAAACGCGTCTCTCAATCGATCGTCATCGGCCAGCCTCTCTGTGTCGCTGCCCGAAGCGGGAACGTACGTCTTCGAGGTGGTCGTCTCGGACGGGGACGCGCGGGACCGAGCGACCGTCAGCGTCGAGGCTAGCAACGCACCGCCGACGGTATCGGCGTACACCACCTCACCGTCGTCGCCAACGCCCGGCGAGCCAGTCACGTTCGAAGCGGAGCTAGCCGCGTTCGACGGCACGATCCGGGCGTATCAGTGGGACGTCGACGGAGACGGGACGACCGACGTAACCACGTCCGTCCCGACCACGAGGCATACGTATCGTACACCGGGACGATACGCGACGACGGTAACAGTCGTCACGGGCACGGGAGCGCAAGTCAACGCCACTCGAACGCTCGACGTTGAGGCGGATGCTGCAACGACCACGGAGACAGTACTCGACACTGGCTTCGAATCCACGCCAGTCAACGGCTCCCCGGCGAACTGGACTGCTACAGGGAACGGCACGCAGCGAGTCGTCGACGCCCCAGCCGCCAGCGGCGATCGCGCCTTCGAAGTGAGTGGCTCGGCGGGCGGCTGTCAGGAAGCCGTTGCGGAGCGCTCGATAAGAGAGAGCGAGGCGGGGACGGACACAGGGGCGAAGACGGACGCACGAACGACCGAACTCTCGTTCAGCATCCGACCGACCACGAACGGACAGGTCGGCTGTCACGCGTACAATGCAGCGATCGAGCTGCGGACGGCGACCGATGACGGGACGGCCGGCGACGGCCTGAGACTGCTCACGTTTCGGCCCAGCGGGATGGTCACCGGGAGCGGTATGGATCTCGGGGCGTACCGCGTCGGGGCGTGGAACAATGTGACGGTCGAGTACACGCACAGCGACGGGATGGTGACGATCACGTACGAGATCAACGGTGAGTCACGCGGGACGACCACGCGTGCTGCCCGGCACGACGAGAGCGCACCGTCGGCTGTCACCGTTCGCAGCGGCGAGTTTACCACGCAACTCGACGACGTTGTGGTCGAACGGATCGCTGAAGGGAGTGCTCTCCCAATCGACGCCAACGCGACGGCGGCGGCCACCGGACACGGCCACTTCACGACCTTCGACGGCGTGAGCTACGACTTTCAGGCGGCCGGCGAGTTCGTCCTCGCCAAGGACCCGACCGGCTCGCGGGCGGTCCAAGCTCGCCTGCGCCCTGTCCCGGGCGCGCCGGTCAGCGTGGTGTCGGCCGTGGCCACGCGCCTCGACGGTCGCGTCGTCACGATCGACGCGCGAGACGATGAGGTACTGACCGTGAACGGCACAGCACGCTCGCTTGCCGCCGGTGAGTCGGTACGCATTGGATCGGGGCGTATTACTCGCGACTCGAATGGCCGGACCTATACCATTGCTTACACGGCGTCAGAAAGGGCAGACACGACTGCGCCCGAACGCCTCACTGTCGATGTCTGGGCAACGCGGGTTGATGCAGCCCTCACGCTGGATGGGAGCCGTAGGGCCGACGTGGATGGTCTCCTCGGGAGTCCGAATGGCAACGCTCGTGACGATATCGCGTACCCGAACGGGACGGCCCTCCAGAGGCCTGTGCCGTTTGAGACGCTGTACGGGCTGTACCGGACAGTCTATCGCGTGACTGGACCGACATCGCTGTTCGACTACGATGGTGGAGACAGCCCACAGACGTTCTATGACCCCGAGTATCCGAGCGAGCGAGCGACGGTGGCCGACCTCGATCTGGAGACGCGAGCAGAGGCCCGCCAACAGGCCCGGTCCGCTGGACTGACGCCGGGGACGCCAGCGTTTACTGACGCTGTGCTCGACGTTGCGCTCTCCGGCGAGGGAACCTATCTCGACTCCGCCAAGCGTGCAGCCGCGGTGGATCCCACACCGAGTGATGCGACACCCATGGCAGCGCTGCGGTTCGGCGACCGTCGGGTCGCGAACGGCACCACCACCGTCGTCGTCGAGAGTACCACGTACACCGGTGGGGCCTACGCCGTCGTCATCTATACCGATGCGTCTCCGGACGATAGCACGGCCGACATCGGTGCCCGTATTGGTCGTTCGGTGACACTTGGGCCCGGACGACAGACGAACGTGACCGTCACGCTCGACCAACAGCGGTCGTCTGCCGACGAGGTGGCTGCGCTTCGGACGAACCGAACGCTCGTTGCACGACTCCATCGTGTCGATGACGGAACGGTCGGCGAGCCGCTCCGGTCGGATGGAACAACGACGAGTTCGGCTCCCATCGTCACCGACAGTGCGGACGTAACTGTCACCTCCGAAACGGACATCGGAGGGCAACCAACGATCACGGAAACCAGTGAGACAACTATTATCGAGCGTCAAGTGACACCGACGAAGCCATTAAATGTCTCTCTCGAAGGAATGAATGGGACGACCCATCCGGACACAGAGACGGAGTTGACGCAGTTGCGCCTCTCAGCGACGCGGAATGTAACTGTCGAAGCCGAGGTAACTGTATCGCCGACTTCGGGGTCGGCCCCCACGCTAGAGGGCGCGTCGGCGTACCTCTGGATCAACGAGTCCGTCCCCGAGGACGCGATCAATCATGTCATCTTCGAATTCACGATCGTTGCCGACACCGTCTCGACACCTGAGTCGATCGTACTCTATCGCTATCACGACGGGGCATGGACCGCACTCGAAACGACGTACCTTGGTCCGACAGGCGGGAGTGAGCGATTCGAAGCTCGCTCACCAGGGCTGTCGGTATTTGCGGTGGGTAAATCGACGAGTGGCAATGAATCATCTACCTCCCACGACGGAGACTCCCCCGAAGAGACGACCGACGGCGACTCCGGATCTTCATCGGATAACCCTCCGGAAACGGATGATGAGACCGCGCCGGATGACTCTGTTGAGGACGATGATGGCGTCGGTAGCGACACCGGTGAGGAGCCGACAGCGACTGCCACAGATGCTCCAGCAACGCCGCCGACGCCGGCATCAGAGACGGTGAGCCCAGTTCCGGACGACCGCGAGTCGGACGCGACGAAGTCGACAGCAGAATCCGACGATACCACTCCCCAACCGACGGCTGCCTCACAGTCGTCACCGACAGCAGTCGCGCCAAGCCAGTCCGAACCCGCCGGGGTGGCTCCACTCCTTCTTGGTGTGCTCGTTTTAGCGGTCATAACGGCTGGGGGAGCACTACTGTATCGACGCCGGTAG
- the glmS gene encoding glutamine--fructose-6-phosphate transaminase (isomerizing), with protein MCGITGYIGGSDSTAVLKSSLKNLEYRGYDSAGIALVDDTVEVYKRQGTIDDVAVPTDCDPSHGIGHTRWSTHGEPSDDNAHPHTDCTGELAVVHNGIIGNFHELKAELGGHVFTSDTDTEVIPHLIEEELERGRDLYPAVSDVINRLEGSFAIAVTHADCDAVVLARQDSPLVIGHGDDGMFIGSDVTAFVEYTRQVTYLEDGDVAALTPDGVTITNDGTVVNRPITQVTWDAAAAGKSGHDHYMHKEIHEQPHALRQSLSGRLDELAGEVDLDIDIDQEVLADIDRIQLVACGTSYHAGLFAKRLFETLANVSVTVTRASEYHVTGADDPASTLALAITQSGETADTLSAIREAVSMGARTMAVTNTVGSTVTREVDDTIFIQAGPEIGVAATKTFVSQVATLALFSVYLGRTRNAISRNDAATFLSNLRELPGAVQEILDAEGEIERLAAAYGDGESFFFIGRHLGYPVALESALKLKEISYDHAEGFAAGELKHGPLALVTPETPVIALLTEGTEPQKTLNNVKEVESRGASVIGMASIEESTAFCDETVDIPDIGRMESLVANVALQLFAYHIAKNKDRNIDKPRNLAKSVTVE; from the coding sequence ATGTGTGGAATAACGGGGTATATCGGCGGAAGTGACAGCACAGCCGTACTCAAATCGAGCCTCAAGAATCTCGAATATCGAGGCTATGACTCGGCCGGGATCGCGCTGGTCGATGATACCGTCGAGGTGTATAAACGGCAGGGGACGATCGATGACGTCGCCGTCCCGACCGACTGCGATCCATCACACGGCATCGGGCACACGCGATGGTCGACTCACGGCGAACCGTCCGACGACAACGCTCACCCCCATACGGACTGCACCGGTGAGTTGGCAGTCGTCCATAACGGCATCATCGGTAACTTCCACGAATTGAAAGCGGAACTCGGTGGCCACGTCTTCACCAGCGATACCGATACCGAAGTGATTCCTCACCTCATCGAAGAGGAACTCGAACGGGGCCGCGACCTCTACCCGGCAGTCAGTGATGTGATCAACCGGCTCGAAGGGAGCTTCGCGATTGCCGTTACCCACGCCGACTGTGACGCGGTCGTGCTCGCCCGACAGGATAGCCCGCTCGTGATCGGCCACGGCGATGACGGAATGTTCATCGGCAGCGACGTTACCGCGTTCGTCGAGTACACCCGACAAGTGACGTATCTCGAGGACGGCGACGTGGCTGCACTCACTCCGGATGGCGTCACGATCACCAACGACGGCACAGTCGTCAACCGCCCCATCACACAAGTCACGTGGGACGCAGCCGCGGCCGGCAAGAGCGGTCACGACCACTACATGCACAAAGAGATTCACGAGCAACCACACGCCCTCCGACAGTCGCTGTCGGGCCGGCTCGACGAACTCGCCGGCGAGGTGGATCTGGATATCGATATCGACCAGGAAGTGTTGGCTGATATCGACCGGATTCAGCTTGTCGCCTGTGGCACTTCCTATCACGCCGGGCTGTTCGCCAAGCGCCTGTTTGAGACGCTTGCGAACGTCTCGGTCACAGTCACTCGTGCATCCGAGTATCACGTCACGGGCGCGGATGACCCCGCAAGTACGCTTGCTCTTGCCATTACGCAGTCGGGTGAGACGGCAGACACCCTGTCGGCCATCCGCGAGGCGGTCTCGATGGGGGCGCGGACCATGGCCGTGACCAACACCGTTGGAAGCACCGTCACCCGCGAGGTCGACGACACGATATTCATCCAAGCCGGTCCGGAAATCGGTGTCGCCGCAACCAAGACCTTCGTCTCGCAGGTGGCGACGCTTGCACTCTTCAGTGTCTACCTTGGCCGCACTCGGAACGCGATCTCGCGCAACGACGCCGCGACCTTTCTCTCGAATCTCCGCGAGTTACCCGGTGCAGTACAGGAAATCCTGGATGCAGAGGGAGAGATCGAACGCCTTGCAGCGGCGTACGGCGATGGCGAGTCCTTCTTTTTTATTGGCCGCCATCTCGGCTATCCGGTAGCGCTCGAAAGCGCACTCAAACTCAAGGAAATCTCGTACGATCACGCCGAAGGGTTCGCGGCGGGTGAGTTGAAACACGGCCCCCTGGCCCTTGTCACGCCCGAGACGCCGGTGATCGCCTTGCTTACCGAGGGCACGGAGCCACAGAAGACCCTCAACAATGTCAAAGAAGTCGAATCCCGCGGCGCGTCGGTGATCGGCATGGCGAGTATCGAGGAGAGCACGGCCTTCTGTGACGAGACGGTCGACATTCCGGATATCGGGCGAATGGAGTCACTCGTGGCGAACGTTGCACTGCAACTGTTCGCATATCACATCGCGAAAAACAAGGACCGGAACATCGATAAGCCCCGAAATCTCGCGAAGAGCGTGACCGTCGAGTGA
- a CDS encoding DUF7504 family protein produces the protein MFLLTGDGNEVEYDAFVRLFNSLSQDGIVVSTKYPASTLSEDISGGGLTIVDCTRADGVSVASDGQAVTTASCGNLTRLGMRISDAIERHAETEKTVLGFHSLSQLLAFHSPDVIGQFLQVVVGQLRNHEMGGIFMSPRQANDAPEFAIVRTHFDYVVGLHRAETGLMKAKVEGKADTGGEWRSIES, from the coding sequence GTGTTCCTCCTCACCGGTGACGGAAACGAAGTCGAATACGACGCCTTCGTTCGGCTGTTCAATAGCCTGTCGCAAGATGGCATCGTCGTGTCGACAAAATACCCGGCGTCGACGCTCAGCGAGGACATCTCCGGCGGCGGTCTGACAATCGTGGACTGTACGCGCGCCGATGGCGTATCGGTCGCCAGCGATGGGCAGGCAGTGACGACAGCCAGTTGCGGCAATCTGACTCGGCTTGGAATGCGGATTAGCGACGCGATAGAGCGCCACGCCGAAACGGAGAAAACGGTGCTCGGGTTCCACTCACTGTCTCAGTTGCTGGCGTTCCACTCGCCAGACGTCATCGGCCAGTTCCTGCAGGTCGTCGTCGGCCAACTTCGCAACCACGAAATGGGTGGTATATTTATGTCGCCGCGACAGGCCAACGATGCGCCCGAGTTCGCTATCGTGCGGACGCACTTCGATTACGTTGTCGGCCTCCACAGGGCGGAGACGGGGCTCATGAAAGCCAAGGTCGAAGGGAAAGCCGATACCGGCGGCGAGTGGCGCTCGATCGAATCGTAG
- a CDS encoding ribbon-helix-helix domain-containing protein: MVKSTVRFPAEVLDAVQNHVDDGEFANQSEFQRFAVEYLLDNIEEDYDPTLAEYNEIRTTALNTDSNAGSDGSVDTRGDDYPDFLQTAARVRQYAVRGDADTAYELIDTYFPPESSAAMLLDHVVRGVQSDMAATDGADESTEVPQSG, translated from the coding sequence ATGGTAAAGTCGACCGTGCGGTTTCCAGCGGAGGTGCTGGACGCCGTCCAGAACCACGTCGACGACGGCGAATTCGCTAACCAGTCCGAATTTCAGCGATTCGCCGTCGAATACCTGCTCGACAACATCGAGGAGGACTACGACCCGACGCTGGCCGAATACAACGAGATCCGAACGACAGCACTGAACACCGACTCGAACGCGGGCTCCGACGGGTCGGTCGACACGCGAGGCGACGACTACCCCGACTTCCTCCAGACAGCGGCTCGCGTCCGACAGTACGCCGTGCGAGGCGATGCCGACACGGCGTATGAACTGATCGACACCTACTTTCCGCCCGAGAGCTCCGCGGCGATGCTCCTCGATCACGTCGTCCGCGGCGTGCAGTCCGACATGGCGGCGACCGACGGGGCCGACGAGTCAACCGAAGTGCCCCAGTCCGGCTGA
- a CDS encoding TrmB family transcriptional regulator produces MPQRTAHDQLLSVLDLKEYEQVALEELLMLGRTTAPDLSEATGIPQARIYGVLESLANQGYIEIIPGRPKAYQPKAPEGILDRATENRRQDFESYRQSIDDVRAEFIETFRPLYEQASEEVSPTSELFHVVDVGDPSIAETRALYREATEQVNIVTKSFEYFDRVRPSFETALEAGCAIDVLALDPTHLSTDNQRIQREIVTEIADRYPEASLRFSEHRLPWRGTLIDPDLTYETGKAILLVEEKHVPLHKRQAAVTENESFVAGMKRYFDLIWKYDSLDSSPAP; encoded by the coding sequence ATGCCGCAACGGACAGCACACGACCAGTTGCTCTCGGTACTCGACCTCAAGGAGTACGAACAGGTCGCACTCGAAGAACTCCTGATGCTCGGACGGACGACTGCGCCGGACCTCTCAGAGGCGACCGGCATTCCACAGGCACGCATCTACGGCGTACTCGAGTCGCTGGCCAATCAGGGGTATATCGAGATCATCCCCGGCCGGCCGAAGGCCTATCAGCCGAAAGCCCCCGAAGGTATCCTCGACCGGGCTACGGAGAACCGCCGACAGGACTTCGAGTCCTACCGCCAGTCGATCGACGACGTGCGAGCGGAGTTCATCGAGACGTTCCGCCCACTCTACGAGCAAGCAAGCGAGGAAGTCTCGCCGACGAGCGAGCTCTTTCACGTCGTCGATGTCGGTGATCCGAGCATTGCCGAGACGCGGGCACTCTATCGTGAGGCGACCGAACAAGTCAACATCGTCACGAAAAGCTTCGAGTACTTCGACCGGGTGCGGCCGTCATTCGAGACGGCGCTTGAGGCTGGGTGTGCCATCGACGTGCTCGCTCTCGATCCAACCCATCTCTCTACCGACAACCAGCGCATCCAGCGCGAAATCGTGACCGAGATTGCTGACCGGTATCCAGAAGCCTCGCTCCGTTTCAGCGAGCACCGTCTCCCCTGGCGTGGCACGCTGATCGATCCGGACCTGACCTATGAGACCGGTAAGGCAATTCTGCTCGTCGAAGAGAAACACGTCCCACTGCATAAACGGCAAGCGGCCGTCACGGAAAACGAGTCGTTCGTCGCGGGAATGAAGCGGTATTTCGACCTGATCTGGAAGTACGACAGTCTCGATTCGTCTCCCGCGCCCTGA
- a CDS encoding glycosyltransferase family 2 protein, whose protein sequence is MADVTVLIPAYNEAGRIGPTVRELIGAYDVLVVDDGSGDETAAEAREAGATVVEQETNRGYMAALTRGFDEADAEVLVTYDADGEHKPAHVSKVITPVCRDRYDLVFGARDEIPRPSERLLNRVTQLALDISDSGSGLRAIRRSLATRLTLETACPCGTLALEAATKGARLGEVQIETRSIRKPRGIAWQHARQLGCVIRHLLTFAASD, encoded by the coding sequence ATGGCAGACGTGACGGTGCTCATCCCGGCGTACAACGAAGCCGGACGAATCGGACCGACGGTGCGGGAGCTGATCGGCGCGTACGATGTCCTCGTTGTCGACGACGGATCGGGCGATGAGACGGCGGCCGAAGCGCGGGAGGCAGGAGCGACGGTCGTCGAACAGGAGACGAACCGTGGCTACATGGCTGCACTCACGCGCGGATTCGACGAGGCAGACGCCGAGGTACTCGTGACGTACGACGCCGATGGCGAGCACAAACCCGCGCACGTCTCGAAAGTCATCACGCCCGTTTGTCGTGACCGGTACGATCTGGTCTTCGGCGCCCGGGACGAGATCCCTCGGCCGTCGGAGCGATTACTGAATCGGGTGACACAGCTCGCACTCGATATCTCCGATTCCGGATCGGGACTACGGGCGATCCGTCGCTCGCTGGCGACGAGGCTCACCCTCGAGACGGCCTGTCCCTGTGGCACGCTCGCGCTCGAAGCGGCCACCAAAGGGGCGAGGCTCGGCGAGGTCCAGATCGAAACCCGATCGATTCGAAAGCCCCGGGGCATCGCGTGGCAACACGCCCGACAGCTCGGATGCGTCATCCGCCATCTGCTCACGTTCGCGGCCAGCGACTGA
- a CDS encoding DUF7837 family putative zinc-binding protein: MSDSTSSLGVCPRCGSPIPHGAVLITYEVDGAMRLFAECTDCGEPVRPE, translated from the coding sequence ATGTCCGACTCTACTTCATCGCTTGGCGTCTGCCCGCGCTGTGGCTCACCTATCCCTCACGGCGCAGTGCTCATTACGTACGAAGTCGACGGAGCGATGCGCCTCTTCGCAGAGTGCACTGATTGTGGTGAGCCCGTCCGTCCAGAGTAA